The DNA region AGTAAGTTGTTCCGTTCACAACTGGTGTAGTTGCAGGAATCGGGGTAGTTAAAGCCGCAGTGGCAAACCACGAAATATTTTGGCCCGTAATCACTACATTCGATAAGGTAGAACCCGCCGGAAGTGTTTGTGGAGAACTCGCAACAGGAGCAGCAACTGTATTTACAGTCACTAAAGATTCCACTCTTCCGCTTGCGCACGCAGGAAGCGGCGAAATCCTCCAGTTATAGAAGAAGTAGTAAACTGTATTGTTGGTATTGGAATTATTGATCGTACCTCCCGTAATGCTGCCAAAACTCCCCAATGAATACGGAAAAGCATTTCCAGACAAATCCCTGATCAGAACTGGTGACGAGCTTGCAACAAGTTTATAAGAATTTCCGCCGGTCACCGAAAAATTAATGGGGATCGTAACTTTTAAAGGAGCTGAAGCCGTTCCACCGGAAGGTATCGTCACTGTTTTCTCGGTAATGATGGCATAACTCGCATCGAGTAATTTGATTACCATGTTTCCGCCGGTTCCTGCGCCGTACACATCAACTGTTTCAATCAGGAAATCACTGTTCGCCGTAAAAGCCAGTCCCCACGGAGAACTTGCGGTCACGACAGAAGAGGTTCCTGTTCCAGATGGAGATACTTTTCCCCCATTTGTTGGGGTGGCTCCATTCGAATAATTATAAGATTCCACCCAGTACGAGGTGTTTGCTGAAAGAGCCGGCGTTGTATAAGTCGTTCCCATAGCAATCGGATCGGTTGCCGTTTGCGACGAATACCATTTTACAACCTGTCCATCTGTGGTTGCATTAAGCGTAGCAGAAGTTCCTGCACAAACTGTTGGCGAATTCACCGAAATAGTCGGTGTGGTGCAAGCTTGTCCGTTAATCTGGATTAAACCGACGGTTGCGGCAAGCAAGAAATAGAGTTTTTTCATATCTAAGATTTTTTTGTTAACGTAGTCAAATTTACGAGCTATTATCAAATCAAAAATATTTTTCTACATTATTAATGTAAAATTTATGAAACATGCTAATCCTCTGGTAATAATACAAATCTACAGCAAACATAATATGTCAAAATGTCAAAATATAAGATAATGGAATGATTTTGATAAAAAGTATCCATAGCGTTTCATTTTTTTATTGCTTAAATTTGCATTTTATAAAAAGGAAACGAAACTCAAACTTAAAACCTCAAACTTAAAACTTATATATATGTATCCAGAAGAATTAGTAATGCCGATGAAGCATGAACTTACCGATAAAGGATTCCAGGATTTAACCACTCCTGAACAGGTTGCAGAAGCGATCAAAAAAGACGGCACTACCCTTTTGATGATAAATTCTGTTTGCGGATGTGCAGCGGGAGCAGCAAGACCAGGTGTAATTTATTCATTGACCGGCGACAAAAAACCTGAAAACCTCATCACCGTTTTTGCCGGTTATGACGGTGACGCCGTTGTGGAAGCAAGAAAATTCTTGGCACCTTTCCCGCCAAGTTCACCTTGTGTCGCGCTTTTCAAGGATGGCGAGTTAGTTCACATGCTCGAGAGACACCACATCGAAGGAAATCCGGCAGGAGCAATCGCTGCAAACTTGCAGGCAGCTTACGACGAATACTGCTAAACTAAAAATTTAGTTGAAACAAAATTCCGCTCTTCATCGAGCGGAATTTTTTATTGTCCAAAATTTTAAAAGAAAGGTGTTTTTTCTAAAAATAACCTGAATTCAGGTTAAATTATCTGTTTCTACTTGTTCTTTATCCTTGACTCTTGGCTCTTCCGACAACTATCGGAATTACTTGGCTCTTGGCTCTTTTTACTTGGCTCTTAATATCTACTTATTCATCGACATCAAGAACTCCTCATTATTAATGGTTCCCTTGATGCTCTTGTTCACAAATTCCATTGCCTCTACAGGATTCATATCTGCAAGATATTTTCGCAGGATCCACATTCTCTGTTGTGTGGTGTCATCCAAAAGCAGGTCGTCTCTTCTGGTACTCGAAGCCACCAAATCGATCGCAGGATAAATCCTTTTGTTCGCAATCTTTCTGTCCAGCTGAAGTTCCATATTTCCCGTTCCTTTGAATTCCTCGAAAATCACCTCGTCCATCTTGGAGCCGGTGTCGATCAAAGCGGTTGCGATAATTGTTAATGAACCGCCACCTTCGATATTTCTTGCCGCTCCGAAAAATCTTTTTGGTTTGTGGAGTGCGTTTGCGTCAACACCTCCCGACAAAATCTTTCCTGATGCCGGAGTTACCGTATTGTAAGCTCTCGCCAAACGTGTAATCGAGTCGAGCAGGATCACCACATCGTGACCGCATTCCACCATTCTTTGCGCTTTGGAGAGGACGAGGTTTGCCACTTTCACGTGCTTTTCTGCGGGTTCGTCGAACGTCGATGCGATTACTTCTGCATTCACGCTTCTTTCCATATCGGTTACTTCTTCCGGTCTTTCGTCGATGAGCAGGATCATCATATACGCTTCCGGATGGTTGGCTGAAATGGAGTTTGCGATATCTTTCAGAAGCATGGTCTTACCTGTTTTCGGTTGTGCAACGATCATTGCTCGCTGTCCTTTTCCGATAGGGGTAAAGAGATCCACAATTCTTGTTGAGAGCGTAGAGTTTCTACCTGTCAAATTAAATTTTTCATCAGGAAAAAGCGGCGTCAAAAACTCGAAAGCCACTCTGTCTTTGATGAATTCCAGATCACGGCCGTTAACTTCTGTCGGCTTTAACAAAGAAAAATATTTCTCACCTTCTTTTGGTAAACGAACGATTCCTCTTACCGTGTCACCGGTTTTGAGTCCATAATTTCTAATCTGGTTGGTTGAAACATACACGTCATCAGGTGATGAGATGTACGAGAAATCCGATGAACGAAGGAATCCGTAGTTATCGGGAAGGATTTCGAGCACCCCCTCGATTGTTACCAAACCGTCGAAGTTGTATTCCTTTTTCGGTTCTTCAGCGGAATCGCTGTTTTGGTTTTGATTCTTATTCTGGTTCGGATTCTGATTTTTGTTCTGGTTTTTGTTTTGCTGGTTGCGGTTCTGGTTTCCTTGTTGGTTTCCGTTCTGGTGACCGTTTCCGTTTTGGTTTTGTGGGGTTCTGCTGTTTTCCGCAGTTTCAGTTTCCTTTTGTGGTTCAGAAACTTCTGTTGTTTCTGCAGTATTTTCAACTTGTGCTTCCGCCGATTTTGTTGGCTGAATCCGTTGTCTCTTCTTTTTTTGCTGGTTTGCGGAAGCCGGATTCGCAGCTGCTGTTTCTGCTTTTGGTTTCTCGGCTGGAACTTCTGCTACTGGCTCAGTTTCATTATTCTCGAAAGGAATTTCTGATGAAACCTCTGTTGGTTTTTCGGTTTTCTTTCTTGGCGCAGGTTTTTTCGGCGCAGGTTTCTTTATTTCAGGAGCGGTATTTTCTTCTGTATTCATAGGGGTTTCTGTGGCGTTGTAATAATCTTTTGCTACTTTCGTGTTCGATGCCTGAAAGTCTAGAATCGCAAAGATTTTGTCATTATCGGTACTGTTTTTAGCCAGTTTAACGCCTAAATCTCTCGTAATTTTGGCCAAATCCGAAGCGGATTTCGACCTTAACGTTTCGATGTTGAACATAAATGTTACGTAAAAGGTGTGTTATATAAGTGAGTGTAAGTAAGAAAGTTAAGTCGGGCGACTTTTCTTATTTAGGTCATTTGTGATGCAAATCTACACCAAAAATTTAATATTGCAAAAAATTATCGCTATTTTTGCAGGCAAGAATCCAGGGAGATGCTACAAAGAATACAGACTGTATGGATATTTCTGGCGATTTTGGGAGCCGTTTTTCTGTTCGTTACCGGGCAGGATTTTTCTCTTTTCGGACCTACGCCGTTTATTTCTATCGCTTGTGTTGTTTTGGTTTTGTTTGGATTTATCAGTATCCTAAGTTATAAGGACAGAAAAAGACAGATCTTGCTGAATAACATCAGCATTTTCATAAACGTTTTGTTGCTCGGTTTATTGGCGTACTGGTTACTAACTTTATCCGGAGGAATTAATTTTCCTGAGAAGGGTATTGAGCCCATCTTTCCGTTAATATCAATAGTTAGTTTGCTCATTGCAAACATCTATATCCGGAAAGACGAGCGGCTCGTAAAATCTGTGGACCGACTCCGCTAAACTTACAACGATTTTTTTTTGAGTGAAACAGTTCCGTGTGGGACTGTTTTTTTTGTTTGGTGAATTTCCAAATTTTCAAATTCTCAAATTTTTAAATCCCCTCCTTTTCCGTTCAAATTCCGTAATTTTGCCGCTTAACCATCAACGGATGAAACCTCTTCAACGGATTCTCTCTTTTGCAAAACCGCACCAAAACTACCTTTTCGGGAGCATTTTCTTTAATTTGCTCTACTCGGTTCTGCAGATTTTTTCCATTGTCACAATGCTTCCGATTCTGCGGATCCTCTTTAAACTCGACAAAGAAGTCGATACCTCCAAAGTTCCCGTTTACAGCGGAAGGTTTGCAGATTATTTCGGCTATCTGAAAGATACGGCGTACTACAAAATCCAGATGAACATCAACGAGTATGGTGCAATCCAGGTTTTGGCGGTACTTTGCGGGATTACCGGAACTGCCTTTTTGCTGCGTAACCTTTTCAGGTATTTGGGAGCTTATTTCCTGGTAAATTACCGAGTTGGGATTACTAAGGATTTGCGAACCGCGATGTATAACAAGTTCCTCAAACTCCCCGTTTCATTTTTTACGGAACAGAGAAAAGGCGATATGATGTCGAGAATTTCCAACGA from Chryseobacterium suipulveris includes:
- a CDS encoding Ig-like domain-containing protein; translated protein: MKKLYFLLAATVGLIQINGQACTTPTISVNSPTVCAGTSATLNATTDGQVVKWYSSQTATDPIAMGTTYTTPALSANTSYWVESYNYSNGATPTNGGKVSPSGTGTSSVVTASSPWGLAFTANSDFLIETVDVYGAGTGGNMVIKLLDASYAIITEKTVTIPSGGTASAPLKVTIPINFSVTGGNSYKLVASSSPVLIRDLSGNAFPYSLGSFGSITGGTINNSNTNNTVYYFFYNWRISPLPACASGRVESLVTVNTVAAPVASSPQTLPAGSTLSNVVITGQNISWFATAALTTPIPATTPVVNGTTYYATQTVNGCTSAATPVTINVGLSVVDVKQSRFQVYPNPAVDIVNIKGNELISTIEVYDLSGKLIMNEPVQQKDTQLNISSLRTGNYRMVIKTSSGSYHASIIKK
- a CDS encoding BrxA/BrxB family bacilliredoxin; its protein translation is MYPEELVMPMKHELTDKGFQDLTTPEQVAEAIKKDGTTLLMINSVCGCAAGAARPGVIYSLTGDKKPENLITVFAGYDGDAVVEARKFLAPFPPSSPCVALFKDGELVHMLERHHIEGNPAGAIAANLQAAYDEYC
- the rho gene encoding transcription termination factor Rho, which translates into the protein MFNIETLRSKSASDLAKITRDLGVKLAKNSTDNDKIFAILDFQASNTKVAKDYYNATETPMNTEENTAPEIKKPAPKKPAPRKKTEKPTEVSSEIPFENNETEPVAEVPAEKPKAETAAANPASANQQKKKRQRIQPTKSAEAQVENTAETTEVSEPQKETETAENSRTPQNQNGNGHQNGNQQGNQNRNQQNKNQNKNQNPNQNKNQNQNSDSAEEPKKEYNFDGLVTIEGVLEILPDNYGFLRSSDFSYISSPDDVYVSTNQIRNYGLKTGDTVRGIVRLPKEGEKYFSLLKPTEVNGRDLEFIKDRVAFEFLTPLFPDEKFNLTGRNSTLSTRIVDLFTPIGKGQRAMIVAQPKTGKTMLLKDIANSISANHPEAYMMILLIDERPEEVTDMERSVNAEVIASTFDEPAEKHVKVANLVLSKAQRMVECGHDVVILLDSITRLARAYNTVTPASGKILSGGVDANALHKPKRFFGAARNIEGGGSLTIIATALIDTGSKMDEVIFEEFKGTGNMELQLDRKIANKRIYPAIDLVASSTRRDDLLLDDTTQQRMWILRKYLADMNPVEAMEFVNKSIKGTINNEEFLMSMNK
- a CDS encoding DUF4293 family protein — translated: MLQRIQTVWIFLAILGAVFLFVTGQDFSLFGPTPFISIACVVLVLFGFISILSYKDRKRQILLNNISIFINVLLLGLLAYWLLTLSGGINFPEKGIEPIFPLISIVSLLIANIYIRKDERLVKSVDRLR